One part of the Pseudodesulfovibrio sp. JC047 genome encodes these proteins:
- a CDS encoding Flp family type IVb pilin: MMRKMLNLLLDEEGATAIEYGLIAALIAAGIVGATSALGDQVVATFSFIEGKMAEATTP, translated from the coding sequence ATGATGAGAAAAATGCTGAATCTGCTTCTTGATGAAGAAGGCGCAACTGCAATTGAGTACGGTCTGATCGCCGCTTTGATCGCCGCCGGTATCGTTGGTGCGACCTCTGCCTTGGGTGACCAGGTTGTCGCAACCTTTTCTTTCATTGAAGGTAAAATGGCTGAAGCCACCACTCCCTAA
- a CDS encoding sigma-54 dependent transcriptional regulator: MAERILIVDDDRAFQGMLVEALKDKGYAVEIASTAEAGIRKAKAGSFDLILHDIRLPGMSGLEALPHLRDAAPGVDVIVMTGYASKDSGVQAMQCGAYDYFTKPFSLGEMEVVVRRALEKRRMQKELSELKRKDGASPLHSIIGQSAPMMAIKERIARVAELNADVLVMGETGTGKELVSDVIHDMSTRSKEAFVKINCAAIPENLIESELFGHERGAFTGATAMKQGKFEQAKGGSLMLDEIGDMPFHLQAKLLRAVELKQAERVGGAKPIRYNVRIIAATNQELEQRVKDGKFRSDLYYRLNVATLVLPPLRDRKSDLPQLADFFLDRANRRLGTDISSISTSAMEIFFNYDWPGNVRQFANAVERAAIFCKSTTITPAEVDQAFTNTPPVADTGIPAPLCDGLPLKQALNEYEKFLIENALRSCGGTQTEAATQLGVSAKNLWNKLRKHGIHPALFKK; this comes from the coding sequence TTGGCGGAACGAATATTGATTGTTGATGATGACAGGGCTTTTCAAGGTATGTTGGTCGAAGCCTTGAAGGACAAGGGCTATGCTGTGGAGATCGCCTCCACTGCCGAGGCCGGAATCAGGAAGGCCAAGGCCGGTTCCTTTGATCTTATCTTGCACGACATCCGATTGCCCGGCATGTCCGGGTTGGAGGCGTTGCCTCACTTGCGCGACGCGGCTCCTGGCGTGGATGTGATTGTCATGACCGGGTATGCGTCCAAGGATTCCGGCGTGCAGGCCATGCAATGTGGCGCGTATGATTATTTTACCAAGCCGTTTTCGTTGGGCGAGATGGAGGTCGTTGTTCGCCGCGCACTGGAAAAGCGGCGGATGCAAAAGGAATTATCCGAGCTGAAACGCAAGGACGGAGCCAGTCCATTACACTCCATTATAGGTCAGTCCGCGCCCATGATGGCGATCAAGGAACGCATTGCTCGGGTGGCCGAGCTGAATGCCGATGTCCTGGTGATGGGAGAAACCGGGACTGGCAAGGAGCTGGTTTCGGATGTGATTCATGACATGAGCACGCGGTCCAAAGAAGCGTTTGTCAAAATCAACTGTGCCGCTATCCCGGAAAATCTTATCGAATCCGAATTGTTCGGCCATGAAAGAGGCGCCTTTACCGGGGCGACGGCCATGAAACAGGGGAAGTTTGAACAGGCCAAAGGCGGGTCGCTCATGCTGGATGAAATCGGCGATATGCCCTTTCATCTGCAAGCGAAATTGTTGCGCGCCGTGGAGTTGAAACAGGCGGAACGGGTCGGTGGTGCCAAACCCATTCGGTACAATGTGCGGATCATTGCGGCCACCAATCAGGAACTTGAGCAACGAGTCAAGGATGGGAAGTTCAGGAGCGATCTGTACTATCGGTTGAATGTCGCGACACTGGTGCTTCCCCCGCTCAGGGATCGCAAATCAGACCTTCCTCAACTGGCTGATTTTTTTCTTGATCGAGCCAATAGACGCCTTGGGACGGATATCAGTTCCATCTCCACCTCCGCCATGGAAATATTCTTCAATTATGATTGGCCCGGCAATGTTCGGCAGTTTGCCAATGCGGTTGAACGGGCTGCCATTTTTTGCAAATCGACCACCATTACCCCGGCAGAGGTGGATCAGGCCTTTACCAACACGCCTCCGGTGGCGGATACCGGGATACCCGCGCCTCTCTGCGACGGACTACCGCTGAAACAGGCCTTGAACGAGTATGAAAAGTTTCTTATCGAGAATGCCCTGCGCTCCTGCGGGGGGACCCAGACCGAAGCCGCCACACAGCTCGGCGTGTCAGCCAAGAATTTGTGGAACAAGCTGCGCAAGCACGGGATTCATCCGGCTCTTTTCAAAAAATAG
- the cpaB gene encoding Flp pilus assembly protein CpaB — translation MTKSKRALIQITVSLVLAIVAGVLIFQWSSTITQGGSAEQTADTVPVVVATVKIKRGLKLTEEMLSVRKYTHDSRPSGAFSDPEELLGRVLNQTVGANEAVTAMRLADESVIGGGVSALIEPGKRAMAVKGNAVMGLSGFVRPGDRVDVIVTLVIGREEIPVTKLVLERVKVLATGTQLTPPDEDGSTASVDVYTLELSPPQSERLALAATQGTLHFALRNEQDEATVRTNGSDIPKTLAALRPKAPVRHVKRKRSQRVEVITGGERSSVRF, via the coding sequence ATGACGAAATCCAAGCGAGCCTTGATTCAGATAACGGTGTCTCTGGTGTTGGCCATCGTTGCCGGTGTGCTCATTTTTCAATGGTCCAGTACGATCACGCAGGGGGGATCAGCTGAACAGACTGCCGACACGGTCCCTGTCGTGGTTGCCACGGTGAAGATCAAGCGGGGACTTAAACTGACAGAAGAGATGTTGAGTGTCCGCAAATATACACATGACTCTCGTCCATCCGGTGCGTTTTCCGATCCCGAAGAGCTGTTGGGCCGTGTGCTCAACCAGACCGTCGGGGCCAATGAAGCGGTGACCGCCATGCGGTTGGCGGACGAATCCGTCATTGGCGGCGGTGTCAGTGCGCTTATCGAACCCGGAAAACGGGCCATGGCGGTCAAGGGGAATGCGGTTATGGGACTGTCCGGTTTTGTGCGCCCTGGCGACCGAGTGGATGTCATTGTCACGCTGGTTATTGGCCGGGAAGAAATTCCCGTTACCAAATTGGTGCTTGAGCGGGTCAAGGTCCTGGCCACTGGCACACAGTTGACGCCGCCGGATGAGGATGGTTCGACTGCCAGTGTGGATGTCTACACCCTGGAACTCAGCCCACCGCAAAGTGAACGGCTGGCTTTGGCGGCCACGCAGGGAACGCTGCATTTTGCATTGCGTAATGAACAGGATGAAGCAACGGTGCGGACAAATGGATCCGATATCCCGAAGACGCTTGCTGCCCTGCGTCCGAAAGCTCCTGTGCGACATGTCAAACGGAAGCGGTCTCAGCGGGTTGAAGTGATCACCGGCGGCGAACGCTCGTCGGTCAGGTTTTAG
- a CDS encoding A24 family peptidase has translation MNLCISIVLTVALLVSSMTDIRYQRIYNWLTFPLLLGGFATHTVFGGLEGLKFASLGFAFGFGAMVLPYFLGVMGAGDVKLMAGIGACLGFPLTLVAFLFTCIAGGVYAVCVLAFDRAVFKAVLTNITTTFSVFVATRRFNFAPTETHKTLPRLCYGVAIAIGTASAMVLQVWQTGTVLGAY, from the coding sequence ATGAATTTGTGTATCAGTATCGTGCTGACGGTGGCATTGCTTGTCTCGTCCATGACAGACATTCGTTATCAGCGAATTTACAACTGGCTGACCTTTCCGTTGTTGCTGGGAGGATTTGCCACACATACCGTGTTTGGCGGGCTGGAAGGATTGAAATTTGCCAGCCTGGGGTTTGCCTTCGGGTTTGGAGCCATGGTTCTGCCATATTTTTTGGGGGTCATGGGGGCGGGAGATGTCAAGCTGATGGCGGGAATCGGGGCGTGTCTCGGTTTTCCTCTGACCCTGGTCGCCTTCCTGTTTACCTGCATCGCAGGTGGGGTCTATGCCGTCTGTGTATTGGCCTTTGACCGAGCTGTTTTCAAAGCCGTGTTGACGAATATTACCACAACTTTTTCCGTGTTCGTGGCCACCCGTCGTTTCAACTTTGCGCCCACCGAGACGCACAAGACTTTGCCCCGGTTGTGCTACGGGGTGGCTATTGCCATTGGAACCGCTTCCGCCATGGTGTTGCAGGTCTGGCAGACCGGCACCGTGCTCGGGGCGTACTAG
- a CDS encoding TadE/TadG family type IV pilus assembly protein, with amino-acid sequence MGKKKQRQGMAAIEFALVLPVIALLLMLLVEGANAMHTYSSLVEASREGARHVLLEGNEANVEALVNALVADLDTRDLSTNVVMDPVAKTVTVEVSYDYQFFGFNNAGPSILDDESKTVQLIAQTTMPMP; translated from the coding sequence ATGGGAAAGAAAAAACAACGTCAAGGCATGGCCGCCATTGAATTCGCCTTGGTGCTTCCCGTAATAGCCCTTTTACTCATGCTTCTCGTGGAAGGAGCCAACGCCATGCACACCTATTCCTCATTGGTCGAAGCCAGTCGGGAAGGCGCACGGCATGTGCTTTTGGAAGGGAATGAAGCCAACGTAGAAGCACTCGTCAACGCCCTGGTTGCCGATCTCGATACACGGGACCTGTCCACCAATGTGGTCATGGACCCTGTCGCCAAAACCGTCACAGTAGAGGTTTCCTATGACTACCAATTCTTCGGCTTCAATAACGCCGGTCCATCCATCCTTGATGACGAGTCAAAAACAGTCCAGCTCATCGCTCAAACCACAATGCCAATGCCATAA